A region from the Phaenicophaeus curvirostris isolate KB17595 chromosome 28, BPBGC_Pcur_1.0, whole genome shotgun sequence genome encodes:
- the NFILZ gene encoding NFIL3 like protein, whose product MESFTAPLSTFGELALQQSQVKLLPNKVCGPSRRKREFMPDEKKDNMYWEKRRKNNEAAKRSREKRRLNDFAMETQLAALSEENTILRTELLSLKLRFGLITPDTSTYQGHSFQDFLGVYFRGHRGGSPLLEAEPFAGESCFFTRKSFLPKGMEPAEFSCKTFGPSRNIFSCDSKPAPMETAGLQQPERLEADFRSTVCSSFLNYHCLDKYACHVPLLGSDHFLCPSSCPGGVSKESTTSVSDEDDEQQVPKTSPPPPCILPSPQEDHFKGRSYAALPHKLRIKTKTLSSLEDGGFDSH is encoded by the coding sequence ATGGAAAGCTTCACGGCACCACTGAGTACCTTCGGTGAGCTTGCACTTCAGCAGAGCCAGGTTAAGCTCCTACCCAACAAGGTGTGTGGTCCCTCCCGGCGCAAGCGGGAGTTCATGCCGGATGAGAAGAAGGACAACATGTACTGGGAGAAGAGGCGCAAGAACAACGAGGCAGCCAAACGCTCACGGGAGAAGAGGCGCCTCAATGACTTTGCCATGGAGACCCAGCTGGCTGCTCTCAGCGAGGAGAACACCATCCTCAGGACAGAGCTGCTGTCCCTGAAGCTACGCTTTGGGCTTATCACCCCCGACACCAGCACCTACCAGGGCCACTCCTTCCAGGACTTCCTGGGAGTTTAtttcagaggacacagaggggGCTCCCCACTCCTTGAGGCTGAGCCCTTTGCTGGAGAGTCCTGCTTCTTCACAAGAAAGAGCTTTTTGCCAAAGGGGATGGAGCCAGCTGAATTTTCCTGCAAAACCTTTGGCCCATCCAGAAACATCTTCAGCTGTGACTCAAAACCAGCTCCCATGGAGACAGCTGGCCTTCAGCAGCCAGAGAGGCTTGAGGCAGACTTCAGATCCACAGTTTGCTCTTCATTCCTCAATTACCACTGCCTGGACAAATATGCTTGTCACGTGCCCTTGCTAGGCAGTGACCACTTCTTGTGCCCTTCCTCCTGTCCAGGTGGAGTGAGCAAAGAAAGCACCACAAGTGTCTCAGATGAAGACGATGAGCAACAAGTGCCCAAAACATCTCCTCCACCCCCATGCATCCTGCCCTCCCCTCAAGAAGATCATTTTAAGGGTCGGAGTTATGCTGCCCTACCTCACAAACTCCGGATTAAGACCAAAACCCTCAGCAGCTTGGAAGACGGTGGCTTTGACTCCCACTGA